A window of the Cannabis sativa cultivar Pink pepper isolate KNU-18-1 chromosome X, ASM2916894v1, whole genome shotgun sequence genome harbors these coding sequences:
- the LOC115699256 gene encoding probable protein phosphatase 2C 9 isoform X1, whose protein sequence is MDLFCCFKASYSQLIGVHSSSNSGKGRSHERLVKYGFSLLKGKANHPMEDYHVAKFVKIEGHELGLFAIYDGHLGDSVPAYLQKHLLHNILKEEEFWVDPNRSISKAYEKTDQAILSHSSDLGLGGSTAVTAILINGQRLWVANVGDSRAVLSRGGQAVQMSTDHEPSTERGSIENRGGFVSNMPGDVPRVNGQLAVSRAFGDKSLKTHLRSDPDIQDATVDVNTDILIIASDGLWKVMANQEAVDIARKTRDPLKAAKHLTAEAVKRDSKDDISCIVVRFR, encoded by the exons ATGGACTTGTTTTGCTGTTTTAAAGCTTCTTACTCTCAG CTTATTGGAGTACATTCTTCATCTAATTCAGGCAAGGGGAGAAGCCATGAGAGGTTAGTCAAGTATGGTTTCAGCTTGCTAAAGGGAAAAGCTAATCATCCAATGGAGGATTATCACGTTGCTAAATTTGTTAAGATAGAAGGGCACGAATTAGGCCTGTTTGCTATTTATGATGGCCATTTGGGAGATAGCGTGCCTGCTTACCTTCAGAAACATTTGCTTCATAACATCCTAAAGGAG GAAGAGTTTTGGGTTGATCCTAATCGATCCATCTCAAAAGCTTATGAGAAGACAGACCAGGCAATTCTTTCACATAGTTCTGACTTGGGACTTGGTGGATCAACTGCAGTAACTGCAATTTTGATAAATGGTCAACGACTTTGGGTGGCCAATGTTGGAGATTCCCGAGCTGTTCTTTCGAGAGGAGGCCAAGCAGTGCAGATGTCAACGGATCATGAGCCCAGTACTGAGCGAGGCAGTATTGAGAACAGGGGTGGCTTCGTCTCAAACATGCCAG GAGATGTCCCTAGAGTCAATGGACAACTGGCTGTTTCTCGAGCTTTCGGTGACAAAAGCCTTAAAACACATTTGCGATCAGATCCGGACATACAGGATGCAACTGTTGATGTCAATACCGATATTCTTATAATTGCGAGCGATGGTCTCTGGAAG GTAATGGCAAATCAAGAGGCAGTCGATATTGCTCGAAAGACGAGAGACCCGTTGAAGGCAGCTAAACACTTAACAGCTGAAGCAGTGAAAAGAGATAGTAAAGATGATATATCTTGCATTGTTGTTAGATTTAGATGA
- the LOC115699256 gene encoding probable protein phosphatase 2C 9 isoform X2, which produces MDLFCCFKASYSQLIGVHSSSNSGKGRSHERLVKYGFSLLKGKANHPMEDYHVAKFVKIEGHELGLFAIYDGHLGDSVPAYLQKHLLHNILKEEEFWVDPNRSISKAYEKTDQAILSHSSDLGLGGSTAVTAILINGQRLWVANVGDSRAVLSRGGQAVQMSTDHEPSTERGSIENRGGFVSNMPGDVPRVNGQLAVSRAFGDKSLKTHLRSDPDIQDATVDVNTDILIIASDGLWKVKQFAWN; this is translated from the exons ATGGACTTGTTTTGCTGTTTTAAAGCTTCTTACTCTCAG CTTATTGGAGTACATTCTTCATCTAATTCAGGCAAGGGGAGAAGCCATGAGAGGTTAGTCAAGTATGGTTTCAGCTTGCTAAAGGGAAAAGCTAATCATCCAATGGAGGATTATCACGTTGCTAAATTTGTTAAGATAGAAGGGCACGAATTAGGCCTGTTTGCTATTTATGATGGCCATTTGGGAGATAGCGTGCCTGCTTACCTTCAGAAACATTTGCTTCATAACATCCTAAAGGAG GAAGAGTTTTGGGTTGATCCTAATCGATCCATCTCAAAAGCTTATGAGAAGACAGACCAGGCAATTCTTTCACATAGTTCTGACTTGGGACTTGGTGGATCAACTGCAGTAACTGCAATTTTGATAAATGGTCAACGACTTTGGGTGGCCAATGTTGGAGATTCCCGAGCTGTTCTTTCGAGAGGAGGCCAAGCAGTGCAGATGTCAACGGATCATGAGCCCAGTACTGAGCGAGGCAGTATTGAGAACAGGGGTGGCTTCGTCTCAAACATGCCAG GAGATGTCCCTAGAGTCAATGGACAACTGGCTGTTTCTCGAGCTTTCGGTGACAAAAGCCTTAAAACACATTTGCGATCAGATCCGGACATACAGGATGCAACTGTTGATGTCAATACCGATATTCTTATAATTGCGAGCGATGGTCTCTGGAAGGTGAAACAATTTGCCTGGAATTAG